In Dermacentor variabilis isolate Ectoservices chromosome 7, ASM5094787v1, whole genome shotgun sequence, a genomic segment contains:
- the LOC142587016 gene encoding uncharacterized protein LOC142587016: MSFNTVPLWIRRPVIFAFCSVMFVVLHTPGAQGHGRLIEPPARNAMWRISYNTPPNFEDTELFCGGIKAQWEDNGGRCGVCGDNYAQPRPRRHETGNMYARNVTVRRYAPGQLVDLVVDVETNHLGHFEFALCPRASWEEAESEECFDMHPLPVVTASGPGRRKSAFYSAEPPTRYRLPTAANGFYMIQVQLPELLTCDYCVLRWHWRSANNWGDCGDGKMALGCGPQETYRNCADVAIGHRFGLRGPLGANAVPKRFGATKPRKVNAI, from the exons ATGTCTTTCAACACAGTCCCTTTGTGGATAAGGAGGCCTGTGATCTTTGCCTTCTGTTCGGTGATGTTTGTCGTACTTCACACTCCTGGAGCACAAGGCCACGGCAGGCTCATCGAACCGCCTGCCAGAAACGCGATGTGGCGGATAAGCTACAACACGCCTCCCAACTTCGAAGATACGGAACTCTTTTGTGGAGGCATAAAG GCCCAGTGGGAGGACAACGGCGGCCGCTGCGGCGTGTGCGGCGACAACTACGCGCAGCCACGGCCACGGCGCCACGAGACCGGCAACATGTACGCGCGCAACGTGACAGTGCGCCGCTACGCGCCCGGGCAGCTCGTCGACCTGGTCGTCGACGTCGAGACCAACCACCTGGGACACTTCGAGTTCGCGCTCTGCCCCAGGGCATCGTGGGAAGAGGCCGAAAGCGAGGAGTGCTTCGACATGCACCCGCTCCCCGTGGTGACTGCCAGCGGACCGGGACGCAGG AAGTCCGCCTTCTACTCGGCCGAGCCGCCGACCCGCTACCGGCTGCCAACCGCCGCCAACGGATTCTACATGATTCAGGTCCAGCTGCCGGAGCTCCTCACCTGCGACTACTGCGTCCTCCGCTGGCACTGGAGATCTG CGAACAACTGGGGAGACTGCGGCGACGGCAAGATGGCGCTGGGCTGCGGTCCTCAGGAGACGTACCGCAACTGCGCCGACGTCGCCATCGGGCACCGCTTCGGGCTGCGAGGCCCTCTGGGGGCCAACGCCGTTCCCAAGCGTTTTGGTGCCACTAAGCCGAGAAAGGTCAATGCCATATAA